One Hippea jasoniae genomic region harbors:
- a CDS encoding TolC family protein, translated as MRWIIAFLIVIFTSTISFAGELSLNDVVNLSFKNNHLIKAYRYTIESAVLNKKAATSAMLPSLKFTYNYTHLKDKPFSYVMGMKMIMGDKDMAKWQIELIQPIFTGFALSTQREIAKLGINLSKIYLLQAKLDIAEKAKVAYFNILLAEKFVNISKERVKQLKAHLKDAENFYKEGLIPLNDLLKSKVAFAHAKIEYEKAKNNLKIAKSYLNMIMGKNINQNIKIKPIDSLKNYHFDLDQLFRIALNNNPSIKAFRLMIKQSKLKIKLIESDYYPHITAFAAYQQSGRDILASDNNFSNQHNTMVGVQINWDVFDSFKTTFEKEAQQHKVFELLEKFNNLKDQIKLNVKEAYLNLQTAKNNINVAKAALKQAIENYRVTNLRYKQQLTTSTEVLDAQTYLTKAKTDYYSALYGYYIAVAKLKRAIGSF; from the coding sequence ATGCGATGGATAATAGCTTTTTTGATAGTAATTTTTACTTCAACCATATCTTTTGCAGGGGAGCTTTCGCTTAATGATGTTGTAAATCTATCTTTTAAAAACAACCATCTAATAAAGGCATACAGATACACCATTGAATCTGCTGTATTAAACAAAAAAGCAGCCACATCTGCCATGCTTCCATCATTAAAATTTACCTACAACTACACTCATTTAAAAGATAAACCGTTCTCCTATGTTATGGGTATGAAAATGATTATGGGAGATAAGGATATGGCAAAATGGCAGATAGAGTTAATACAGCCTATTTTTACGGGTTTTGCACTATCAACACAAAGAGAAATTGCCAAACTTGGCATAAATCTAAGCAAAATCTACTTACTACAGGCAAAACTGGATATAGCAGAAAAAGCCAAGGTGGCATATTTCAATATTCTACTTGCAGAAAAGTTTGTAAACATCTCTAAAGAGAGGGTAAAACAGCTAAAAGCTCACCTAAAAGATGCTGAAAACTTTTACAAAGAAGGCTTAATCCCTTTAAATGACCTGTTAAAATCCAAAGTAGCTTTTGCCCATGCAAAGATTGAATATGAGAAGGCAAAAAATAATTTAAAAATTGCAAAATCCTATCTCAATATGATTATGGGCAAAAATATCAATCAAAATATAAAAATTAAACCAATCGATAGCCTTAAAAACTACCACTTCGATTTAGACCAACTATTCAGGATAGCCTTAAACAACAATCCTTCAATTAAGGCATTCAGGTTGATGATTAAACAGAGTAAATTGAAAATTAAACTCATAGAAAGTGATTACTATCCGCATATCACTGCATTTGCGGCATATCAACAAAGCGGAAGAGATATCCTTGCAAGTGACAATAACTTCTCCAATCAACACAATACAATGGTAGGCGTTCAAATCAACTGGGATGTATTTGATAGCTTCAAAACCACTTTTGAGAAAGAAGCGCAGCAGCATAAGGTCTTTGAGTTGCTTGAGAAATTTAATAATCTAAAAGACCAGATAAAACTCAATGTCAAAGAAGCCTATTTAAACTTGCAAACTGCCAAAAACAACATAAATGTGGCAAAAGCTGCCCTAAAACAGGCTATAGAAAACTATCGCGTTACAAACCTACGATACAAGCAACAGCTGACCACCTCAACAGAGGTTTTAGATGCCCAAACCTATCTAACAAAGGCAAAAACCGATTATTACTCGGCTTTGTATGGCTACTATATAGCGGTTGCCAAGCTAAAAAGAGCCATCGGTAGCTTTTAA
- a CDS encoding LapA family protein, which yields MTVIRIVLTVFVLALLGIFVLYNSQLVNVAYLGINLKNVPLWLVVFISVFLGILIGWFFMFIDELSIKRQLKQKEKEIKSLKEEIAQLRQLTITKE from the coding sequence ATGACAGTAATTAGAATTGTTTTAACTGTTTTTGTTCTTGCTTTATTGGGCATTTTTGTGCTCTATAACTCACAGCTTGTTAATGTAGCCTACCTGGGAATTAACCTTAAAAATGTGCCGCTTTGGCTTGTTGTGTTTATCAGTGTTTTTCTGGGTATCCTGATAGGCTGGTTTTTTATGTTTATCGATGAGCTTTCGATAAAAAGGCAGCTAAAACAGAAGGAAAAGGAGATTAAATCACTCAAAGAGGAAATCGCTCAACTAAGACAGCTAACAATTACAAAAGAGTAA
- a CDS encoding amino acid-binding protein encodes MDLQKYKITQISVFIENKKGRFYNTTKVLKEAGVNIRAMSLADTMDFGILRFVVDKPDVAFESLVEANFIVKKNYVIATAVKDESGGLCELLETINNLNLNIEYMYTFVNALQNKAVMLFKFEDIDEAIEKLLQNDAELLEEKFFTEY; translated from the coding sequence ATGGATCTGCAAAAATACAAAATCACTCAAATAAGCGTTTTCATAGAAAATAAAAAGGGGCGTTTTTACAATACAACAAAGGTTTTAAAAGAGGCAGGCGTAAACATAAGGGCGATGAGTCTTGCCGACACAATGGATTTTGGTATTTTGAGATTTGTGGTTGATAAACCGGATGTTGCATTTGAATCTTTAGTGGAGGCAAATTTTATAGTAAAGAAAAATTATGTTATAGCTACAGCTGTAAAGGATGAAAGCGGCGGCCTGTGTGAGTTGCTTGAAACAATCAACAATCTAAACCTCAATATCGAATATATGTACACATTCGTCAATGCTTTACAAAACAAAGCTGTGATGCTGTTTAAGTTTGAAGATATAGATGAAGCAATCGAAAAGCTATTGCAAAACGATGCAGAACTGTTAGAGGAAAAGTTTTTTACAGAGTATTAG
- the coaE gene encoding dephospho-CoA kinase (Dephospho-CoA kinase (CoaE) performs the final step in coenzyme A biosynthesis.), translating to MKLVGLTGCIATGKSTAASIFRQLGFIVIDADKLAHKAYEKGSDAYFKIIKAFGYDILDENGNINRKKLAKKVINDREKLALLESIVHPEIEKIRQQIFKEIEKSNPDAVVIYDVPLLFEKNLQDMFDCIIVVHTSEEIQLKRLMNREKISKQEAISRIKLQIPCSEKAKQANFVIDNSKDLNNLTRQVKDIAKQLLNGNLNSCK from the coding sequence ATGAAGCTTGTAGGTTTAACCGGATGTATCGCAACAGGCAAATCAACAGCTGCCTCGATATTTAGGCAACTTGGATTTATTGTTATCGATGCAGATAAGTTAGCACATAAGGCCTACGAAAAAGGCAGTGATGCTTATTTTAAAATCATAAAAGCCTTTGGTTATGATATACTTGATGAAAATGGCAATATAAACAGAAAAAAACTGGCAAAAAAGGTAATAAATGACAGAGAAAAATTAGCCCTGCTTGAGTCCATAGTTCATCCTGAGATAGAAAAAATCAGGCAGCAGATCTTTAAAGAGATAGAAAAAAGCAATCCTGATGCCGTTGTCATCTACGATGTGCCGCTGTTGTTTGAAAAAAACCTTCAGGATATGTTTGACTGTATAATAGTTGTGCATACCTCTGAAGAAATTCAGCTTAAACGCCTTATGAACAGAGAAAAAATATCAAAGCAGGAGGCTATATCACGCATTAAACTACAAATACCATGCAGCGAAAAAGCAAAGCAGGCCAACTTTGTCATAGATAACTCCAAAGATTTAAATAATCTAACAAGGCAGGTAAAAGACATCGCAAAACAGCTATTAAATGGCAACCTAAATAGTTGCAAATGA
- a CDS encoding DMT family transporter encodes MCPKALVFVIFSALMHASYNFTFKKSLNKTIYLWSMFAFSIFLMVGFTIFTGKIQLLLPPIKILILASLAAIFFTLYQLFTGKAYALSEGDLSIVYPLSITAPLYIPFLAYILIGEKTSPVAFLGIVIVLVGTYMIQLNTSIKSIKLKKIDFSKKHIQYALFAGFIYSFGAIVDKIGVGRHEFFTYTFWVVIFMFTYMTLNILFNRRLKPAMFSCFKNPLFVATGGILLTLSFLSYRYAMQLAPVSLTAGIRQISSLFGVLLGVFILKEPYGAIRFVSSILIFIGILIIYLSK; translated from the coding sequence ATGTGCCCAAAGGCGCTTGTTTTTGTAATCTTTAGCGCTTTAATGCATGCTTCATACAACTTCACATTCAAAAAAAGCTTAAACAAAACGATTTATCTGTGGAGTATGTTTGCTTTTTCGATATTTTTGATGGTAGGATTTACAATATTCACGGGAAAAATCCAACTCCTGCTTCCACCTATTAAAATATTAATCCTTGCCTCACTTGCAGCCATATTTTTTACACTCTACCAGCTCTTTACAGGCAAGGCATACGCTTTATCTGAAGGTGATTTATCGATCGTATATCCATTAAGCATCACTGCACCGCTTTATATTCCATTTTTAGCCTATATTTTAATAGGAGAAAAAACATCGCCTGTAGCCTTTTTGGGTATAGTGATTGTCCTTGTAGGAACATATATGATTCAGCTAAATACATCGATTAAATCTATAAAACTCAAAAAAATAGATTTTTCAAAAAAACATATTCAGTATGCACTTTTTGCCGGTTTCATCTACTCCTTCGGCGCAATTGTGGATAAGATCGGCGTAGGCAGGCATGAGTTTTTCACATACACATTCTGGGTTGTTATTTTTATGTTTACCTATATGACATTAAACATTCTTTTTAATAGAAGACTTAAACCTGCAATGTTCAGCTGTTTTAAGAATCCTCTTTTTGTAGCCACAGGGGGTATTTTGCTTACACTTTCATTTTTAAGCTATAGATACGCCATGCAGCTTGCGCCCGTCAGTCTTACCGCAGGCATAAGACAGATCAGCTCGCTTTTTGGAGTTTTGCTTGGTGTGTTTATTTTAAAAGAGCCATACGGTGCAATAAGGTTTGTCTCAAGCATATTAATCTTTATTGGCATTCTTATTATTTACCTTTCAAAATAA
- a CDS encoding phenylacetate--CoA ligase family protein — protein sequence MFFEKELETMDRKSLENLQVERLKEKIEYAYNNVEFYRKKFQESGITKESINSIEDIRKLPFTTKNDFRDNYPFGLLAKPMKEIIRIHSSSGTTGKPTVVAYTKNDIETWSRLVARIAKAAGVTDEDIVQIAFGYGLFTGGFGLHYGLEKVGAAIIPASSGNTKRQVMIMKDYGATVLVCTPSYALYIGEVARQMNLNPQEDLKLRIGMFGAEPWSEQMRKKIEESLAIKAYDNYGLSEIIGPGVAGECVEQNGMHIAEDHFIVEIINPDTLEPAKEGEYGELVVTTLTKEALPVFRYRTRDITRLIKTPCSCGRTSYRMEKPIGRTDDMLIIRGVNVFPSQIEEVLFNIEGISPHYQIIVDRMGALDTMTIMVEANANLFFDEMKKQKQLLDKINAELKTTLGIDVEVKLVEPNSIQRSEGKAKRIIDKRKF from the coding sequence ATGTTTTTTGAAAAAGAATTAGAAACAATGGATAGAAAATCGTTAGAAAATTTGCAGGTTGAACGATTAAAAGAAAAAATCGAATATGCTTACAACAATGTTGAATTTTATAGAAAAAAGTTTCAGGAAAGCGGTATAACAAAAGAATCGATTAACAGTATTGAGGATATAAGAAAGCTACCCTTTACAACAAAAAACGACTTCAGGGATAACTATCCCTTTGGTTTACTTGCAAAACCGATGAAAGAAATTATAAGGATTCACTCATCAAGCGGCACAACAGGTAAACCAACGGTTGTTGCCTACACAAAAAACGACATAGAAACATGGAGCAGGCTTGTTGCAAGAATCGCAAAAGCAGCAGGTGTTACAGACGAAGATATAGTACAGATCGCCTTTGGGTATGGTTTATTCACCGGTGGATTTGGTCTTCACTATGGACTTGAAAAGGTAGGTGCAGCCATTATACCTGCATCAAGCGGCAACACCAAAAGACAGGTTATGATAATGAAAGACTATGGTGCTACAGTTCTTGTCTGCACACCAAGCTATGCTCTATACATAGGAGAGGTAGCACGCCAGATGAATCTAAACCCCCAAGAAGATTTAAAACTGCGTATAGGTATGTTCGGTGCAGAACCCTGGAGTGAGCAGATGAGAAAGAAAATAGAGGAGAGTCTTGCCATAAAAGCCTACGACAACTACGGCTTAAGCGAAATCATTGGACCGGGTGTGGCAGGTGAGTGTGTAGAACAAAACGGTATGCATATAGCAGAAGACCATTTTATAGTAGAAATTATAAACCCCGATACTTTAGAGCCAGCAAAAGAAGGCGAATACGGAGAACTTGTTGTAACAACCCTAACAAAAGAGGCCCTACCTGTTTTTAGATATAGAACCAGAGATATAACGCGTCTTATAAAAACACCCTGCAGCTGCGGCAGAACCTCATACAGAATGGAAAAACCGATCGGCAGAACAGACGATATGCTCATAATAAGGGGTGTTAATGTGTTCCCAAGCCAGATAGAAGAGGTTTTATTCAATATAGAGGGCATATCTCCACACTATCAGATTATTGTGGACAGAATGGGAGCACTTGATACAATGACAATAATGGTTGAGGCAAACGCTAATCTATTCTTTGATGAAATGAAAAAGCAAAAGCAGCTATTGGATAAAATAAATGCTGAACTAAAAACAACTCTGGGGATAGATGTTGAGGTTAAGCTGGTAGAACCAAACTCCATCCAGCGCAGCGAAGGAAAGGCAAAAAGAATAATAGACAAAAGAAAATTTTAG
- the alr gene encoding alanine racemase, producing MNFHNRAIVHLKNLHHNFEKISEFVGGGVKIIPVIKADAYGHGIYRIAKELSVYKNIAYLGIAHIKEGVILRKKGIKSPILAMSCVDSFDLDLMVQYDITPVVHNVYLFERVVEYAKKIGKRIKVHLKFDTGMARLGIRLEEVEKAIELSKNFKDQVYVEGIMSHFSDSESDLEYTKKQLERFRKIEKAFLDSGIDLKLKHIANSGAILSLKESHLNCVRPGLLMYGYAPGKALKNIIDLKPVLEIQSQLINIHRLKKGEGISYGRTFIAQSDMVVGVVAFGYADGLFRSLSNRFDCLINAKRARSIGTICMDMFMCDLTGIDAKVSDRVVIIGGYGDETVTAEELADRSGTITYEILTNIGKSIRVKRVYR from the coding sequence GTGAATTTTCACAACAGGGCGATTGTACATCTTAAAAATCTACACCATAATTTTGAGAAGATTAGCGAGTTTGTTGGTGGGGGTGTAAAAATCATCCCCGTTATAAAAGCCGATGCCTATGGTCATGGGATATATAGAATTGCAAAAGAATTATCTGTTTACAAAAACATAGCCTATTTAGGTATAGCTCACATAAAGGAAGGTGTAATACTAAGAAAAAAAGGTATAAAAAGCCCGATTCTTGCCATGAGTTGCGTGGATTCTTTCGATCTGGATTTGATGGTGCAATACGATATTACACCTGTTGTGCATAATGTTTATCTATTTGAAAGGGTTGTGGAATATGCAAAAAAGATAGGCAAAAGGATAAAGGTTCATTTAAAATTTGATACAGGTATGGCAAGACTTGGTATAAGGTTAGAAGAAGTAGAAAAAGCAATAGAGCTTTCAAAGAATTTTAAAGATCAGGTTTATGTTGAAGGCATTATGTCCCATTTTTCAGATTCAGAATCGGATCTTGAATATACAAAAAAACAGCTTGAAAGGTTTAGAAAGATTGAAAAAGCGTTTTTGGATAGCGGTATAGATTTAAAGCTAAAACATATTGCAAACTCAGGGGCTATACTGTCTTTGAAGGAGTCGCATCTAAATTGCGTTAGACCGGGGTTGTTGATGTATGGATATGCCCCGGGCAAGGCATTGAAAAATATTATTGACTTAAAGCCAGTATTGGAGATACAATCCCAGTTGATTAACATACACAGATTAAAGAAAGGAGAAGGCATAAGTTACGGCAGGACATTTATTGCCCAAAGCGATATGGTTGTTGGCGTTGTGGCGTTTGGTTATGCTGATGGGCTTTTTAGAAGTTTATCCAATAGATTTGACTGCCTTATCAATGCAAAACGAGCGCGTAGCATAGGCACCATCTGCATGGATATGTTTATGTGTGATCTGACAGGCATTGATGCAAAGGTTTCAGATAGAGTTGTTATTATCGGTGGTTATGGAGATGAAACAGTAACCGCAGAAGAGCTTGCAGACAGAAGTGGCACAATCACATACGAGATATTGACAAATATTGGAAAAAGCATAAGGGTTAAAAGGGTGTATAGGTGA
- a CDS encoding tetratricopeptide repeat protein encodes MGNVATTLNSLNSNTIGLIVIAFILGMIISYLIMLGKQKKESIDKKKLESYVKGINYIIEDETDKAIKELTDTAKLDPDMVDIYISIGNLFRKKGEINRALIIHKSLLARPNLSKEKKLEVYLNIGIDYRKAGLYDRAKEYFKNALSLSPKNTMARKLIYEVYEDSKDWENALIWHKRFDGSDKHVLAHIYTEIGKQKMLENKPEEAKKNFERAIKEYKDCIDAMLNLGDIYLNFGKIEKAYSLWENVCKKRPELCNLALQRIKDVNVLKKTIVKLLEELPEDNFILFFAAQTYFELGEYEKMLSLYKLLLKRGIKSTIMLKHYIETQLKNDRFLNLFVQTLDTAALAYTCVNCGYSTSKPFFKCPKCKSWDKVKVDIR; translated from the coding sequence ATGGGCAATGTAGCAACCACGCTTAACAGCTTAAATTCAAACACAATAGGATTGATAGTTATAGCCTTTATATTGGGCATGATCATAAGTTATCTGATTATGCTTGGCAAGCAGAAAAAGGAGTCGATAGACAAGAAAAAGCTTGAAAGTTATGTAAAGGGAATCAACTACATCATTGAGGATGAAACAGATAAGGCAATCAAAGAGCTTACCGATACGGCAAAATTAGATCCCGATATGGTGGATATCTATATCAGCATAGGAAACCTCTTCAGGAAAAAGGGTGAAATCAACAGGGCTTTGATTATACACAAAAGCCTTCTTGCACGCCCCAATCTTTCAAAGGAAAAAAAGCTTGAGGTTTATTTAAATATAGGCATAGACTACAGAAAAGCAGGCCTTTATGATAGAGCCAAAGAGTATTTCAAAAACGCACTCTCATTAAGCCCCAAAAATACGATGGCAAGAAAACTCATCTATGAGGTCTATGAGGATTCAAAAGACTGGGAAAACGCCCTTATCTGGCATAAACGCTTCGATGGTAGCGATAAACATGTGCTTGCTCATATCTATACAGAAATCGGCAAGCAAAAGATGCTTGAAAACAAACCTGAAGAAGCAAAGAAAAATTTTGAGCGGGCAATTAAGGAATATAAAGACTGCATCGATGCCATGCTCAATCTGGGTGACATATATCTAAATTTTGGGAAGATAGAAAAGGCTTATTCTTTGTGGGAAAATGTGTGCAAAAAAAGACCTGAGCTATGCAATTTAGCCCTGCAGCGCATAAAGGATGTTAATGTATTAAAAAAGACGATTGTAAAACTGCTTGAGGAGCTTCCTGAGGATAACTTTATACTCTTTTTTGCCGCTCAAACATACTTTGAGTTAGGTGAATATGAAAAAATGTTATCGTTATACAAACTTCTTCTAAAAAGGGGCATAAAGAGCACCATAATGCTAAAACACTACATCGAAACACAACTTAAAAATGATCGTTTCTTAAATCTGTTTGTTCAAACCTTAGATACTGCTGCTCTTGCCTACACCTGCGTTAACTGTGGATATTCAACATCAAAACCGTTCTTCAAATGCCCTAAATGCAAAAGCTGGGATAAGGTCAAGGTTGATATCAGATGA
- the ruvA gene encoding Holliday junction branch migration protein RuvA: MIEAIEGILVKKENLKAYINVGGIIFEVIVPFSTFNRLPALNKNCTLFVELVIGEKSLKLYGFLTKDEKTLFNELRKISKIGSQTAISILSSISIEQFYKAVEEQNKEILMRIPGVGKKTALSIIVELSSKLPQLNKQNTPQIAQEATEALKSLGFSEKEASHIVMQVYEKNPSITIEELLKESLKYFKNGN, translated from the coding sequence ATGATCGAAGCCATAGAGGGTATTTTAGTTAAAAAAGAAAACCTCAAAGCCTATATAAATGTTGGGGGCATTATATTTGAGGTTATTGTACCATTTTCAACATTCAACAGACTACCAGCTCTAAACAAAAACTGCACGCTATTTGTCGAACTTGTTATAGGAGAAAAAAGCTTAAAACTCTATGGATTTTTAACAAAAGATGAAAAAACACTGTTTAACGAGTTAAGAAAAATATCAAAAATAGGCTCACAAACGGCTATCTCTATACTTTCGAGTATTTCAATAGAGCAATTTTATAAAGCAGTAGAGGAACAAAATAAAGAAATATTGATGAGGATACCCGGTGTTGGCAAAAAAACAGCCCTATCTATAATTGTTGAACTTTCTTCAAAGCTCCCTCAACTAAACAAACAAAATACTCCGCAAATTGCCCAGGAAGCCACAGAAGCACTAAAGTCCTTAGGGTTCTCTGAAAAAGAGGCTTCGCACATAGTTATGCAGGTGTATGAAAAAAACCCCTCTATAACGATAGAGGAGTTATTAAAAGAATCTCTAAAGTACTTCAAAAATGGCAATTAA
- a CDS encoding endonuclease III domain-containing protein, producing the protein MKEMLLKIFNLLLDRYGPQHWWPAKTKDEVVIGAILTQNTAWTNVEKAIKNLTQKNLLSLNAIAASNLQSIKEAIKPAGFFNQKSVYLKNIAEFFMQNGGFEQLSQLDTETLRKQLLTIKGIGKETADSILLYAFDRAVFVVDTYTKRLILRHKLSGQSDYENLRLFFENNLPKDYRLFNEFHALIVKNAKEFCRKKPLCDNCPLKEIL; encoded by the coding sequence ATGAAAGAGATGTTGCTTAAGATTTTTAACCTGCTTTTAGATAGATACGGCCCGCAGCACTGGTGGCCTGCAAAAACCAAAGATGAGGTTGTAATAGGTGCTATTCTAACGCAAAATACAGCATGGACAAATGTTGAGAAAGCCATAAAAAATCTTACTCAAAAAAATCTACTAAGCTTGAATGCCATAGCAGCAAGCAATCTACAGAGTATAAAGGAAGCCATAAAACCCGCGGGTTTTTTCAATCAAAAAAGCGTATATCTTAAAAATATAGCCGAATTCTTTATGCAAAACGGCGGCTTTGAACAATTATCACAATTAGATACAGAAACCTTAAGAAAACAACTTCTAACCATAAAGGGCATTGGAAAGGAAACAGCCGATTCTATCCTGCTTTATGCCTTTGATAGGGCTGTATTTGTTGTGGATACATACACAAAAAGGCTAATTTTAAGACACAAACTATCAGGTCAATCAGATTATGAAAACTTAAGGTTATTTTTTGAGAATAATTTACCCAAAGATTACAGGTTGTTTAACGAATTTCATGCTTTAATTGTCAAAAACGCCAAGGAGTTTTGCAGAAAAAAACCGCTCTGTGATAACTGCCCTTTAAAGGAGATTTTATGA
- a CDS encoding HIT family protein, whose amino-acid sequence MERLWAPWRIGYILSDKKEDGCIFCNAYRLNEDEESLVLYRGKFSFIIMNLYPYNAGHLMVVPNRHINSPLKLEKDEQLELFELTNKSIEVLSKVLKPDGFNLGMNLGRTAGAGIDDHIHIHIVPRWSGDTNFMSTVSDTKVISEALKETYKKLKEAF is encoded by the coding sequence ATGGAAAGACTGTGGGCTCCCTGGCGCATAGGCTATATACTCTCTGACAAAAAAGAGGATGGCTGCATCTTCTGTAATGCCTATAGATTAAATGAAGACGAAGAAAGTCTTGTGCTTTACAGGGGAAAATTCTCGTTTATTATTATGAATTTATATCCCTACAACGCAGGGCATTTAATGGTTGTTCCAAACAGGCATATCAACTCACCGCTTAAACTTGAAAAAGATGAGCAGTTAGAGCTGTTTGAACTAACAAATAAATCGATTGAGGTTTTAAGCAAGGTATTAAAGCCGGATGGATTTAATTTAGGCATGAATTTGGGAAGAACCGCCGGTGCTGGCATCGATGACCATATCCATATTCATATCGTTCCACGATGGAGTGGTGATACAAATTTCATGTCAACGGTTTCTGATACAAAGGTTATATCAGAAGCTTTAAAAGAAACATATAAAAAACTTAAAGAGGCCTTTTAA
- a CDS encoding MlaE family ABC transporter permease — MEFLAAVGRSTINFIKDLGGVGLLLFSFLKALFEKPRLHLTFEQMQAVGVKSTLIVFLTSMFVGMVEALQIYHGFHKFGAEDMIGYTVAVSLGRELSPVLTALMIVARNVSAMAAELGTMRVTQQIDALEVMAVNPVNFLVAPRVVATVIMLPALVVLSNAVGNLGGYFVSIGVLNLNPTAYIRNIQTYIDLSDLTYGLIKAAVFGLIISLIGCYMGLTTKGGSKGVGISTTKAVVASSIAVLVADYFLTAFLF; from the coding sequence ATGGAGTTTTTGGCTGCTGTTGGTCGTTCAACGATAAATTTTATAAAGGATTTAGGCGGTGTAGGTTTACTGCTGTTTTCCTTTTTAAAGGCTCTTTTTGAAAAACCGCGATTACATCTTACATTTGAGCAGATGCAGGCTGTGGGGGTTAAATCAACTTTAATTGTATTTCTAACTTCAATGTTTGTGGGTATGGTTGAAGCGTTGCAGATCTATCACGGTTTTCATAAATTTGGCGCAGAAGATATGATTGGTTATACGGTTGCTGTATCACTGGGAAGGGAGCTAAGCCCCGTTTTAACGGCGTTGATGATTGTTGCGCGTAATGTTTCTGCCATGGCTGCTGAACTTGGCACAATGCGTGTCACCCAGCAGATCGATGCCTTAGAGGTTATGGCTGTTAATCCTGTTAATTTTCTTGTTGCACCCAGAGTTGTTGCAACAGTGATAATGCTTCCAGCATTGGTTGTTTTATCCAACGCAGTGGGCAATCTTGGTGGCTATTTTGTTAGTATTGGCGTGTTAAACCTCAACCCCACGGCTTATATCAGAAACATTCAAACATATATCGATCTAAGCGATTTAACCTACGGCCTTATAAAGGCTGCCGTGTTTGGTTTGATTATTTCTCTAATCGGCTGCTATATGGGTTTAACAACAAAAGGCGGCTCAAAAGGAGTGGGTATTTCAACAACAAAAGCTGTTGTGGCATCAAGTATAGCTGTGCTTGTAGCTGACTATTTCTTAACGGCGTTTTTGTTTTAG